DNA from Streptomyces sp. Edi4:
TGCCCAGCTTCAGCGTCCCGGGCCTGTCCTCGGGCCTGGAATCGATCCAGAACCGCCACTGGTTCCTGGTCTCCGATCTCGCCGGCATCATCGGCGGCCTGCTCACCGACGTCTCCTGGGTCACCGTCATCGCCGTCGCGCTGTTCGTCGGCACCTGGTGGCTGCTGTGGAAGACGGCCTTCGGCCTGCGTCTGCGCTCCTGCGGCGAGAACCCGATCGCGGCCGAATCCCTCGGCGTGAACGTGTACTCCTACAAGTACGCGGCGGTCGCCGTCTCCGGCGGCCTCGCCGGCCTCGGCGGCGCCTTCCTCGCCCTGGTCACCTCGCACATCTACCTGGAGAACCAGACCGGCGGCCGCGGCTACATCGGCCTCGCCGCGATGATCTTCGGCAACTGGCGGCCGGGCGGACTCGCCATGGGCGCGGGCCTGTTCGGCTTCTCCGACGCGCTCCAGCTGCGCAATGGCGGCCCCACGGTGCACGCCCTGCTGCTCCTGCTCGTCGTGCTGCTCGCGGCGCTGGCGGGCTGGAAGGCGTACAAGAAGGCCATGATCCAGGCCGCGATCAGCGCGGTGATGGCCGTGCTCATCCTGGTCTGGTACCTGGTCACCGACGACGTGCCCGGCGACTTCGTCGGCGCGACGCCCTACGTGGTGACGCTGCTGGTCCTCTCGCTCTCCGCCCAGCGCCTGCGGATGCCCAAGGCGGACGGCATGCGCTACCGGAAGGGCCAGGGCAAATGACGCCCACGCCCGACTGGGAGGCCCTGCGCACGGCCGCGCGCGAGGCCATGTCCCGCGCCTACGCGCCGTACTCGGGCTACCCGGTCGGCGCGGCGGCCCTGGTGGACGACGGGCGCACGGTCACCGGCTGCAACGTCGAGAACGCCTCGTACGGCATCGGCCTGTGCGCCGAGTGCGGGCTCGTCTCGGCGCTCCAGCTCTCCGGCGGCGGCCGCCTGACGCACTTCACCTGCGTCGACGGCCACGGCGACGTGCTGGTGCCGTGCGGCCGCTGCCGTCAGCTGCTCTTCGAATTCGGCGGCCCGGACCTCCTGTTGGAGACCCCGAAGGGTGTGCTCACGCTCGCCGAGATGCTGCCCCAGGCCTTCGGCCCGGACCACCTGAAGTAACCTCGCGGCCCCCGCACCACGCGTGCGGGGGCCGCACTCTCAACTCCCCTCTATGCGCGTAGAGTCGCGTAGGTACCCATGTGTGCGGACGTACCAACGTGTGTGTACGTACCCACCTGCACCAAGCCGGAAGGAATGCCATGGACGTCATCTCCGTCATCCGCACCAAGCGAGACCGGGGCGAGCTGTCTCCCGAGCAGATCGACTGGGTCATCGACGCGTACACGCGCGGGGTGGTCGCCGATGAGCAGATGTCCGCCCTGGCCATGGCGATCCTCCTCAACGGCATGAACCGCAAGGAGATCGCCCGCTGGACGGCGGCCATGATCGCCTCCGGCGAGCGCATGAACTTCGACTCCCTCTCGCGCCCGACCGCCGACAAGCACTCCACCGGCGGAGTCGGCGACAAGATCACCCTGCCGCTCGCCCCGCTGGTCGCCGCGTGCGGCGCGGCCGTGCCGCAGCTCTCGGGCCGGGGTCTTGGCCACACCGGCGGCACCCTGGACAAGCTGGAGTCCATCCCCGGCTGGCGCGCGCTGCTCTCCAACGAGGAGATGCTGAACGTCCTGGACACCACCGGCGCGGTCATCTGCGCGGCGGGCGACGGCCTGGCCCCGGCGGACAAGAAGCTGTACGCGCTGCGCGACGTGACCGGCACGGTGGAAGCGATCCCCCTGATCGCCTCGTCCATCATGTCGAAGAAGATCGCGGAGGGTACCGGCTCCCTCGTCCTGGACGTGAAGGTCGGCACCGGCGCGTTCATGAAGACCATCGAGGACGCGCGTGAACTCGCCTCCACGATGGTCGCGTTGGGCACGGACAGCGGCGTCAAGACGGTGGCCCTGCTCACCGACATGTCCACCCCGCTCGGCCTCACGGCGGGCAACGCCCTGGAAGTGCGGGAATCCGTCGAGGTGTTGGCGGGCGGCGGCCCCGCCGACGTCGTCGAGCTCACCATCGCGCTGGCCCGCGAGATGCTGGACGCGGCGGGCATCAAGGACGCCGACCCGGCCAAGGCCCTCGCGGACGGCTCCGCGATGGACGTGTGGCGCCGGATGATCGCGGCGCAGGGCGGCGACCCGGACGCGAAGCTCCCCGTGGCGCGCGAGCAGCACGTCGTGACCGCGCCCTCCTCGGGCGTCCTGACCCGCCTGGACGCGTACGACATCGGCGTCGCCGCCTGGCGCCTCGGCGCGGGCCGCGCCCGCAAGGAGGACCCGGTGCAGGCGGGCGCGGGCGTCGAGCTCCACGCCAAGCCCGGCGACACGGTGACGGCCGGCCAGCCGCTGCTGACCCTGCACACGGACACGCCGGAGAAGTTCGCGTACGCGCTGGAGTCGTTGGGTGGCTCCTACGACGTGGCGCCGGCGGGAACGGCCTTCTCGGCGACCCCGATCGTGCGGGAACGTATCGCTTGACCTGCGCGTTTGGGCTGACGCCCTCGTATGGGTGAACGGGACCGGTGGACCATCGCCGGTCCCGTTCGGCATGCTGGACTGCGTGACGAACCGACGTAGGGAGACCGCCATGAGCGCACTCACGGTTGGCCACGACCCCGGCCAGGGTTGGGACGACGTCGTCCGCCTCTGGGAGGGGACGGACTGGCCCGAGGGCTGCAAGGTGGAGATCATCGAGGGGATCGTCACCGTGTCACCACCGCCGTCCAATGCCCACAACGACATCGCCGACAGTGTTCAGCGGCGCTTGTACGGGGCCATCCCCGAAGACTGGGGGATCTATCAGACGCTGGGAGCGGCAGTGCCCTCCCGCAGCAGTCTGTACATCCCCGACCTCGCCGTGGTGCCGAAGGGCCTCTTGCACGAAGGGTCCGGCAGCTACATCTCGGCGGCCGCAGCCGAGTTGGTCGTGGAGATCACCTCGAAGGCCAACGCGGTCCACGACCGCGTGACGAAGGCGGCGGGCTATGCCTCCGCGGGCGTTCCGCTCTACCTCCTCATCGACCGCTGGGCTCCGGCCGGCCCCATGACCACGCTCTATGGCGAGCCGAAGGGCGATGTCTACCGGGTTCTGGAGACGGTCAAGTTCGGTGAGGTGATCCGGCTGCCCGCGCCGTTCGGACCGGGGCTGGACACGGGGGCTTTTCCTGTCGACTAGGAGCCGGTCCCAGCAGGACCGGGGCCACGGCCCTGCTGGGACCGCGACGCACTGTGAGGCCACGTCCGGGTGAACGAGATCGTGCACCCGTCATCGTCCCGTTCGGCGTGCTGGACTGCGTGTTGAACCGACGTAGGGGGCCGCCGTGGGCGCGATTGCCGTCGATCACTCGGGGAGTGGCGATGAGTGGGACGACGTCCTCCGGACCTGGGAGGGGACGGACGCACCCGAGGGCCGGAAGGTGGAGATCCTTGACGGGGTGATCACCGTGGCGCCCATGCCGTCCGGGGGACACGTCGACGCCGTGCTCCTCGACCCCTGGCACTCGGACAGGCCGGCCCCGACGCTCTACCGCGCGCCCGAACACGGCACCTACCGGGTCCTCGACATCGTCGAGTACGGCGCGAAGCTGACGCTTCCAGCACCCTTCGACCTGGAAGTCGACACCGGGGAATTCCCGGTCCTCTAGGCGGGGCGGGCCGCTCGCTCCGGCCTACCGATGACTTCCGCGACCCGCCGGGGTCTCATCGGTGT
Protein-coding regions in this window:
- a CDS encoding ABC transporter permease, encoding MSVTTDTTTTPPPPAGVKRGNATRKFSLAQVLMIIAGALILVSAVRVITGAEQLTSEGQISAALGLAVPIGLAGLAGLWSERAGVVNIGLEGMMILGTFGAGWVGWQSSPWLGLLAGIGFGVLGGLIHAVATITFGVDHIVSGVAVNLLALGVTQYLAKLFFNGGEAQVKGGNPKQSPPADPLPSFSVPGLSSGLESIQNRHWFLVSDLAGIIGGLLTDVSWVTVIAVALFVGTWWLLWKTAFGLRLRSCGENPIAAESLGVNVYSYKYAAVAVSGGLAGLGGAFLALVTSHIYLENQTGGRGYIGLAAMIFGNWRPGGLAMGAGLFGFSDALQLRNGGPTVHALLLLLVVLLAALAGWKAYKKAMIQAAISAVMAVLILVWYLVTDDVPGDFVGATPYVVTLLVLSLSAQRLRMPKADGMRYRKGQGK
- a CDS encoding cytidine deaminase gives rise to the protein MTPTPDWEALRTAAREAMSRAYAPYSGYPVGAAALVDDGRTVTGCNVENASYGIGLCAECGLVSALQLSGGGRLTHFTCVDGHGDVLVPCGRCRQLLFEFGGPDLLLETPKGVLTLAEMLPQAFGPDHLK
- a CDS encoding thymidine phosphorylase, encoding MDVISVIRTKRDRGELSPEQIDWVIDAYTRGVVADEQMSALAMAILLNGMNRKEIARWTAAMIASGERMNFDSLSRPTADKHSTGGVGDKITLPLAPLVAACGAAVPQLSGRGLGHTGGTLDKLESIPGWRALLSNEEMLNVLDTTGAVICAAGDGLAPADKKLYALRDVTGTVEAIPLIASSIMSKKIAEGTGSLVLDVKVGTGAFMKTIEDARELASTMVALGTDSGVKTVALLTDMSTPLGLTAGNALEVRESVEVLAGGGPADVVELTIALAREMLDAAGIKDADPAKALADGSAMDVWRRMIAAQGGDPDAKLPVAREQHVVTAPSSGVLTRLDAYDIGVAAWRLGAGRARKEDPVQAGAGVELHAKPGDTVTAGQPLLTLHTDTPEKFAYALESLGGSYDVAPAGTAFSATPIVRERIA
- a CDS encoding Uma2 family endonuclease produces the protein MSALTVGHDPGQGWDDVVRLWEGTDWPEGCKVEIIEGIVTVSPPPSNAHNDIADSVQRRLYGAIPEDWGIYQTLGAAVPSRSSLYIPDLAVVPKGLLHEGSGSYISAAAAELVVEITSKANAVHDRVTKAAGYASAGVPLYLLIDRWAPAGPMTTLYGEPKGDVYRVLETVKFGEVIRLPAPFGPGLDTGAFPVD